In one window of Streptomyces roseofulvus DNA:
- a CDS encoding inosamine-phosphate amidinotransferase 1: protein MSLVDVHNEWDPLEEVIVGTAIDARVPKGDLSMRVIEFSDAQTEEDVPSGLHPQHVIEETEEELNVLCKELENVGVTVRRPAPRDHAVVAGTPDWQTDAFPDYCPRDGFLTIGNTIIETPMPLRARFHEYLAYKDLFLEYFNSGARWISAPKPRLADEMYDLSAPVGKRVQNLEPAFDAANVLRLGTDILYLVSDSGNELGLRWLQSTLGDQYKVHPVRDVYASTHIDTTFVALRPGLVMVNPARVTKENMPAVLKDWDVIWAPEPVDIGFAGEEANCSIWVGMNMFSVSPDLVAVDKRQTGLIRELEKHKIDVLPVQLTHARTLAGGFHCVTLDVRRRGTLETYS from the coding sequence ATGAGTCTGGTCGACGTCCACAACGAGTGGGACCCGCTGGAAGAGGTCATCGTCGGTACGGCGATCGACGCCCGCGTCCCCAAGGGCGACCTCTCGATGCGAGTGATCGAGTTCTCCGACGCCCAGACCGAGGAGGACGTTCCCTCCGGTCTGCACCCTCAGCACGTGATCGAGGAGACGGAGGAAGAGCTCAACGTCCTGTGCAAGGAGCTGGAGAACGTCGGCGTCACCGTACGCCGGCCCGCTCCCCGCGATCACGCGGTCGTCGCGGGCACCCCCGACTGGCAGACCGACGCCTTCCCGGACTACTGCCCGCGCGACGGCTTCCTGACCATCGGCAATACCATCATCGAAACGCCGATGCCGCTGCGCGCCCGGTTCCACGAGTACCTGGCCTACAAGGACCTCTTCCTGGAGTACTTCAACAGCGGCGCGCGCTGGATCTCGGCCCCCAAGCCGCGCCTCGCCGATGAGATGTACGACCTGTCCGCGCCGGTCGGCAAGCGCGTCCAGAACCTGGAGCCGGCATTCGACGCCGCCAACGTGCTGCGTCTGGGCACCGACATCCTCTACCTCGTCTCCGACAGCGGCAACGAACTCGGCCTGCGCTGGCTGCAGTCCACCCTCGGGGACCAGTACAAGGTCCACCCGGTGCGCGACGTATACGCCTCCACGCACATCGACACCACCTTCGTCGCCCTGCGGCCCGGCCTGGTCATGGTCAACCCCGCCCGCGTGACCAAGGAGAACATGCCCGCGGTCCTCAAGGACTGGGACGTCATCTGGGCCCCCGAGCCGGTCGACATTGGCTTCGCCGGCGAAGAGGCCAACTGCTCCATCTGGGTCGGCATGAACATGTTCAGCGTCAGCCCCGACCTGGTCGCCGTCGACAAGCGCCAGACCGGCCTGATCCGGGAGCTGGAGAAGCACAAGATCGACGTCCTGCCCGTGCAGCTCACCCACGCCCGCACACTGGCCGGCGGCTTCCACTGCGTCACCCTCGATGTCCGCCGCCGCGGCACGCTCGAGACCTACAGCTGA
- a CDS encoding aminotransferase class IV: MSAEHIEIDGRPATVAGMAELAFLNYGHSTAMQVRGGRARGLALHLDRLVEGTLELFGADLDPVLLRRRIRDALPTPDADATVRVYVFGPDPAESPRTMVVVAPASEMPRAPRSLRTVAYQRPEPHLKHIGNFGKIRLARAAERDGYDSVLLTSGGFVSEGATTNIGFFTERDVVWPVGPALYGITMRLLEAHLPQRGIRTRRERVPVDGMATYTGAFVVNSRGVAPVSRLDDRLMPDAHPLMPAVYDAHASVPWDAL; the protein is encoded by the coding sequence GTGAGCGCCGAGCACATCGAGATCGACGGTCGGCCCGCGACCGTGGCGGGCATGGCGGAACTGGCCTTCCTCAACTACGGGCACTCCACGGCCATGCAGGTCAGGGGAGGGCGGGCGCGTGGGCTCGCGCTCCATCTGGACCGCTTGGTCGAGGGAACCCTCGAACTCTTCGGCGCCGACCTCGACCCGGTTCTGCTGCGGCGACGCATCCGCGACGCGCTGCCCACCCCGGACGCCGACGCCACGGTACGCGTCTACGTCTTCGGCCCGGATCCCGCGGAATCTCCCCGCACCATGGTCGTCGTCGCGCCTGCCTCCGAAATGCCGCGTGCGCCCCGCAGCTTGCGCACCGTCGCTTACCAGCGGCCTGAACCCCATCTCAAGCACATCGGGAACTTCGGCAAGATCCGCCTGGCCCGGGCCGCCGAGCGCGACGGCTACGACAGCGTGCTGCTGACCTCGGGCGGGTTCGTGAGCGAGGGCGCGACCACCAACATCGGCTTCTTCACCGAACGCGACGTCGTATGGCCCGTGGGTCCAGCCCTCTACGGGATCACCATGCGGCTACTCGAAGCACACCTCCCACAGCGGGGCATCCGGACGCGCCGCGAGCGCGTGCCCGTCGACGGCATGGCCACGTACACGGGCGCCTTCGTCGTGAACTCCCGCGGCGTCGCGCCGGTCTCGCGACTCGACGACCGGCTGATGCCCGATGCGCATCCGCTCATGCCCGCGGTTTACGACGCGCATGCATCCGTGCCGTGGGACGCCCTGTGA
- a CDS encoding nucleotide sugar dehydrogenase, translated as MDLVVVGLGYVGLPLAREACRAGLRVAGLDRNPEVVAELRAGRTRVDDVDDGDVQAMLNDGFRPSGDEAVLEGARTVVICVPTPLTSDGGPDLGPVKAAAQAIADRLRPGTLVVLESTTYPGTTEELVLPILERSGLVAGVDFHLAFSPERIDPGNPEYGLRNTPKVVGGYTAACTSVAAAFYGKLVDRVVQAKGTREAEMAKLLENTYRHVNIALVNEMALFSRELDVDLWDAIECAATKPFGFQAFRPGPGVGGHCIPIDPNYLSYRVKQLGFPFRFVELAQEINDRMPRYVAERAQQILNNEGRSVKGARILLLGVTYKNDIADQRSSPASAVARRLRALGADLAYHDPYVPVWRVDGIPVPAADGLVPALEEADLVLLLAGHREYDAALLERHARLLFDTRGHTRGRAGNRADVDQPGRFELL; from the coding sequence GTGGACCTTGTGGTCGTGGGACTTGGCTACGTGGGGCTGCCCCTCGCCCGAGAGGCGTGCCGGGCCGGCCTGCGGGTGGCGGGCCTGGACCGCAACCCGGAAGTGGTCGCCGAGCTTCGGGCGGGCCGCACGCGGGTGGACGACGTCGACGACGGGGACGTGCAGGCCATGCTGAACGACGGCTTCCGGCCGTCCGGAGACGAGGCGGTCCTGGAGGGGGCACGCACGGTCGTCATCTGCGTGCCCACACCCCTCACCTCCGACGGCGGCCCGGATCTGGGACCGGTCAAAGCAGCGGCACAGGCCATAGCGGACCGTCTGCGGCCCGGCACCCTCGTGGTGCTGGAGTCGACCACGTACCCGGGCACCACCGAGGAACTCGTCCTGCCCATTCTGGAGCGCAGCGGGCTGGTCGCCGGCGTCGACTTCCACCTGGCGTTCTCTCCCGAGCGCATCGATCCGGGCAACCCGGAGTACGGACTGCGCAACACGCCCAAGGTCGTCGGCGGGTACACGGCCGCGTGCACCTCGGTCGCGGCGGCCTTCTACGGGAAGCTCGTCGACCGGGTGGTGCAGGCCAAGGGAACCCGCGAGGCCGAGATGGCCAAGCTCCTCGAGAACACCTATCGGCACGTCAACATCGCCCTCGTCAACGAGATGGCGCTGTTCAGCCGCGAGCTCGACGTCGATCTGTGGGACGCCATCGAATGCGCGGCGACGAAGCCGTTCGGCTTCCAGGCGTTCCGCCCCGGGCCGGGCGTCGGAGGCCACTGCATCCCCATCGACCCGAACTACCTGTCCTACCGCGTCAAGCAGCTCGGCTTCCCCTTCCGGTTCGTCGAGCTGGCACAGGAGATCAACGACCGCATGCCGCGCTACGTTGCCGAACGCGCTCAGCAGATCCTCAACAACGAAGGCAGGTCGGTCAAGGGAGCCAGAATCCTGCTCCTCGGAGTCACGTACAAGAACGACATCGCGGACCAGCGGTCCTCTCCCGCTTCGGCCGTCGCCCGGCGGCTCCGCGCCCTCGGAGCCGACCTCGCCTACCACGATCCGTACGTACCCGTCTGGAGGGTGGACGGCATCCCGGTCCCGGCTGCCGACGGGCTCGTTCCTGCCCTGGAGGAAGCGGACTTGGTCCTGCTACTGGCAGGGCACCGGGAGTACGATGCCGCCCTGCTCGAGCGCCATGCCCGGCTCCTGTTCGACACCCGGGGCCACACGCGTGGCCGAGCCGGCAACCGAGCCGACGTGGACCAGCCCGGACGGTTCGAGCTTCTGTGA
- a CDS encoding NAD-dependent epimerase/dehydratase family protein, translated as MRGIPIGSSMSTAGSSSISVTDSRVLVTGGFGFIGSWLAHKLVADGNSVTLLDIASPAGSCAEALGLTTHPDVRCVIGDLMDPGAFSGLGTEFTHIVHAAGFLGIHKVVEQPVATLDVNILATRTVLEFARAQQDLKRVVLFSTSEVYGQEASDVSETDPAVVGTDSTRWGYAASKLAVEFYGRAYHEHHHVPVVTVRPFNVYGPHRAGSNAMTALVSRALRGEELHISGDGSQSRAWCEITDFVDGLIRCLAMPEAVGEIFNLGDDKTALSLLELAEKIVDLTSSASSIRVIGDAVPDVRSRRPVIDKARTILGYAPSTSVDEGITAVVRAMRETADGVLAQSAR; from the coding sequence GTGCGCGGCATACCGATTGGTTCAAGCATGAGCACCGCCGGAAGTTCCAGCATCTCCGTCACCGACAGCAGAGTCCTCGTGACGGGCGGTTTCGGATTCATCGGGTCCTGGCTGGCGCATAAGCTGGTCGCCGACGGAAACTCCGTCACACTCCTCGACATCGCCTCACCGGCCGGGTCCTGCGCAGAGGCGCTCGGACTGACCACTCACCCCGACGTCCGGTGTGTCATCGGGGACCTCATGGATCCGGGCGCATTCAGCGGTCTGGGGACGGAGTTCACGCACATCGTCCACGCCGCCGGATTCCTCGGCATCCACAAGGTGGTGGAACAGCCCGTAGCCACTCTCGACGTGAACATCCTCGCCACACGGACCGTGCTGGAGTTCGCCCGGGCGCAACAGGACCTGAAGCGCGTGGTGTTGTTCAGCACCAGCGAGGTCTACGGGCAAGAGGCATCGGACGTGTCCGAGACGGATCCCGCTGTCGTGGGGACCGACTCCACCCGTTGGGGATACGCGGCGAGCAAGCTCGCCGTCGAGTTCTACGGCCGGGCCTACCACGAGCACCACCACGTGCCGGTCGTCACCGTACGCCCCTTCAATGTGTACGGCCCCCACCGAGCGGGGTCGAACGCCATGACCGCACTCGTCTCGCGGGCCCTGCGTGGTGAGGAACTGCACATCAGCGGCGACGGCTCCCAGAGCAGGGCCTGGTGCGAGATCACCGACTTCGTGGACGGCCTGATCCGCTGCCTCGCCATGCCCGAAGCCGTCGGCGAGATCTTCAACCTCGGCGACGACAAAACAGCCTTGTCTCTGCTGGAGCTCGCCGAGAAGATCGTGGACCTCACGAGCTCCGCCTCCTCGATCCGCGTCATCGGTGACGCAGTCCCCGATGTGCGGTCCCGCAGACCGGTCATCGACAAGGCCCGCACGATCCTCGGCTACGCTCCCAGCACGTCCGTCGACGAAGGCATCACAGCCGTGGTCCGGGCGATGCGCGAAACGGCCGACGGCGTGCTGGCCCAGTCCGCCCGATGA
- a CDS encoding MFS transporter translates to MSDTSPAEAGSQHRSAGRAQTRALLSHGPVRLLFGARSVSLLGDFLVPVALATALLQNGGGPTDLGLVLAARSVPGVVFLLLGGAVGDRLSRRHVMVVAESVACLSQLALGVVILTGRLSVPLVAALVAVRATTSAFFNPAATGAIADVTPSGLLQRAYGLFGTAATAAELLGPAVAGGLLIWLSPGCVIIADGMTFAVSAALVWRLPLSRPRPSAERPPLRRELLGGFVHLRRERWLGVLILSACAFQFFFITSLDVLGPSVIADIMGTAAGWSVLMVAFGIGATAGSLLGMQWRVRQPLVAACTAMVCLSGPALVALALEAPLWMLAVSQMGAGLAMGLFNVLEQYTIAERVPTELMARVDSVNRLGSSVLRPAGMAMVGPVAGLLGTGHTLLLAAAAATIAMAVPLAVSDVRALRRR, encoded by the coding sequence ATGAGTGACACCTCCCCCGCCGAGGCCGGCTCCCAGCACCGGAGCGCAGGGCGGGCACAGACGCGTGCGCTGCTGTCGCACGGCCCGGTAAGGCTGCTCTTCGGGGCCAGGAGCGTCTCGCTGCTCGGAGACTTCCTCGTGCCCGTCGCACTCGCCACGGCCCTGTTGCAGAATGGCGGCGGGCCGACGGATCTGGGGCTCGTCCTCGCTGCCAGATCGGTGCCCGGCGTTGTGTTCCTCCTGCTGGGAGGAGCTGTCGGAGACCGCCTCTCCAGACGTCATGTGATGGTGGTAGCAGAATCGGTCGCGTGCCTCTCGCAGCTCGCGCTCGGGGTCGTGATTCTCACCGGCCGACTTTCTGTTCCCCTCGTCGCCGCGCTCGTCGCGGTGCGTGCGACGACCTCCGCCTTCTTCAATCCGGCGGCCACGGGAGCGATCGCCGACGTGACCCCGTCGGGGTTGCTCCAACGTGCCTACGGGCTGTTCGGCACGGCCGCGACGGCCGCCGAGCTCCTCGGCCCGGCGGTGGCGGGCGGGCTGCTGATCTGGCTCAGCCCGGGGTGTGTGATCATCGCGGACGGGATGACCTTCGCGGTCAGTGCCGCCCTGGTGTGGCGGCTGCCGCTCAGTCGGCCGCGGCCCTCGGCGGAGCGGCCCCCACTGCGCCGCGAACTCCTGGGTGGGTTTGTCCACCTCAGGCGTGAACGCTGGCTGGGCGTGCTGATCCTCAGTGCCTGTGCCTTCCAGTTCTTCTTCATCACCAGTCTGGACGTGCTTGGCCCCAGCGTGATCGCCGACATCATGGGGACCGCGGCGGGGTGGTCGGTCCTGATGGTGGCCTTCGGTATCGGCGCGACGGCGGGCAGCTTGCTGGGCATGCAATGGCGTGTCCGACAGCCTTTGGTCGCCGCGTGCACCGCCATGGTGTGCCTGTCCGGTCCTGCCCTCGTTGCCCTCGCCCTGGAAGCCCCGCTGTGGATGCTGGCCGTCTCCCAGATGGGGGCGGGCCTCGCGATGGGGCTGTTCAACGTGCTGGAGCAGTACACGATCGCCGAGCGGGTCCCCACCGAGCTGATGGCCCGCGTCGATTCGGTCAACCGGCTCGGATCGAGCGTGCTGCGCCCCGCCGGGATGGCCATGGTCGGCCCTGTCGCCGGGCTGCTGGGAACGGGACACACCCTGCTCCTGGCGGCAGCCGCCGCGACCATCGCCATGGCCGTCCCGCTGGCCGTGAGCGACGTCCGGGCACTGCGCCGGCGCTGA
- a CDS encoding DegT/DnrJ/EryC1/StrS family aminotransferase, producing the protein MTIPYARPYWTEEEVDAVAETVRSGWWTSGKRVQQFEDGLRAATGAEEIVTVSSGTTALESLLTLVKRPGARSLFVTSSLNFAGGPAAARHAGYDIAFTDIDPRSLNMSASSLRALLARTSDSYDQILVMPVHFAGVPADMDTLAAVCAVYGAELAEDACHALGGRYNEAGPLIGSHPASLGAVFSFHPNKPVAAAEGGAVSVRDPELAARLRLYRNHNMDRSAAAWERSGAVGDTPDPWFYAVEEPGRNLRLSELHAAIGQVQLARLPESLERRRTLARRYREAFAASDGLAYLPAADRRLSGWHLFPVSFDLKAVGLDRRAVFGYFAERGITLQVHYIPLHLQPAFRTHVSAPAGFPHLDTIAPGMVSLPLFHGLADDEHQHVVDTVLGLLATSAGRQS; encoded by the coding sequence ATGACGATCCCCTATGCGCGCCCGTACTGGACCGAAGAGGAAGTGGACGCCGTCGCGGAGACGGTCCGTTCCGGCTGGTGGACCTCCGGCAAGCGGGTCCAGCAGTTCGAGGACGGACTGCGAGCCGCCACGGGTGCCGAGGAGATCGTGACTGTCTCCAGCGGCACCACCGCCCTGGAATCCCTGCTCACCCTCGTGAAGCGGCCCGGGGCGCGGAGCCTGTTCGTCACCTCCTCCCTCAACTTCGCCGGCGGGCCGGCTGCTGCCCGGCACGCCGGCTACGACATCGCGTTCACCGACATCGACCCGCGCAGCCTGAACATGTCCGCGTCGTCGCTGCGGGCTCTGCTCGCGCGGACGTCCGATTCCTATGACCAGATCCTGGTCATGCCCGTGCATTTCGCGGGAGTTCCCGCAGACATGGACACCCTGGCTGCGGTCTGCGCCGTGTACGGCGCCGAGCTGGCGGAGGACGCCTGCCATGCCCTGGGCGGCCGCTACAACGAGGCAGGCCCCCTGATCGGCAGCCACCCCGCCTCGCTGGGCGCGGTCTTCAGCTTTCACCCCAACAAGCCGGTCGCAGCGGCCGAAGGCGGTGCCGTCTCGGTACGGGACCCGGAACTCGCCGCCCGCCTCCGCCTGTACCGCAACCACAACATGGACCGCAGCGCCGCGGCGTGGGAGCGGTCCGGAGCCGTCGGTGACACCCCGGATCCGTGGTTCTACGCAGTGGAGGAACCCGGCCGGAACCTGCGGCTCTCCGAGCTGCACGCAGCCATCGGGCAGGTCCAGCTGGCCCGGCTGCCGGAGAGCCTGGAGCGCCGCCGCACGCTCGCCCGCCGCTATCGGGAGGCGTTCGCGGCCAGTGACGGGCTCGCCTACCTGCCCGCAGCCGACCGCAGGCTCTCGGGATGGCACTTGTTCCCCGTCTCCTTCGACCTGAAGGCGGTGGGCCTCGATCGCAGGGCGGTCTTCGGATACTTCGCGGAGCGCGGCATCACGCTGCAAGTGCACTACATTCCGCTGCACCTCCAGCCCGCCTTCCGTACGCACGTGTCCGCCCCGGCCGGGTTCCCCCACCTCGACACGATTGCTCCGGGCATGGTGAGCCTGCCGCTGTTCCACGGGCTCGCCGATGACGAGCACCAGCACGTCGTGGACACCGTGCTGGGCCTCCTGGCCACGTCGGCGGGACGGCAGTCGTGA
- a CDS encoding M20 family metallopeptidase, with amino-acid sequence MTDALRSDSEELVALLQELVRCHPVYGTPGQQAVMDVAERHLRETGLAVRRFEVDHEALRRSEHYVDVTAFGGEFTTYGDVPRDAVSAWADFPADGPHVVLNGHVDVEFVTSPYSWDRPGLWSSGLAADGRVYGRGTCDMLGGVACYLYVLRKMAPLFDRARGAVTVQIVLDEEIGGNGTLAQLLEPRGKPVDVALIAEPSDLTVCEQTRGFHQFAIHYTGEPVHMVFAQPFDNANRALPALIGALEELDAWVADQAGSRTARRYVMYGDVRGGSDAAVPAESVELRVTLALPPQVGVDEVMRRLADDLARLSQSWPRSPRIRDYGLRFPGSELSDEPLVEELLAAGRRHGMLLLRDEFPSACDARLFEAFGIPSVVFGPGSLRRAHSSDEWVDVSELVDYCVVLAEALMKTWGVTS; translated from the coding sequence GTGACCGACGCCCTGCGCTCGGACTCCGAGGAACTCGTCGCCCTGCTCCAAGAGCTGGTGCGATGCCATCCGGTGTACGGGACTCCCGGCCAGCAGGCCGTCATGGACGTCGCGGAGCGACACCTGCGGGAGACGGGCCTGGCAGTCCGCCGGTTCGAAGTCGATCACGAGGCGCTTCGCCGTTCTGAGCACTACGTCGACGTGACCGCGTTCGGGGGCGAGTTCACCACGTACGGAGACGTGCCACGGGATGCGGTGAGCGCGTGGGCGGACTTTCCGGCGGACGGCCCCCACGTGGTTCTCAACGGCCACGTGGACGTGGAATTCGTCACCTCCCCGTACAGCTGGGACCGTCCGGGCCTTTGGTCCTCCGGCCTGGCGGCGGACGGCCGGGTGTACGGTCGGGGCACCTGCGACATGCTCGGTGGCGTGGCCTGCTATCTGTACGTGCTGCGCAAGATGGCCCCGCTCTTCGACCGGGCCCGCGGCGCCGTCACCGTGCAGATCGTCCTGGACGAGGAGATCGGCGGCAACGGCACGCTGGCACAGCTGCTGGAGCCGCGCGGCAAGCCCGTCGATGTCGCCCTGATCGCGGAACCCTCCGATCTGACCGTGTGCGAGCAGACACGCGGCTTCCACCAATTCGCCATCCACTACACCGGCGAGCCGGTGCACATGGTGTTCGCCCAGCCCTTCGACAACGCGAACCGAGCGCTTCCGGCGCTGATCGGCGCCCTGGAAGAGCTGGACGCATGGGTCGCCGATCAGGCCGGCTCCCGTACGGCGCGGCGCTACGTGATGTACGGGGATGTGCGAGGCGGCAGTGACGCCGCCGTACCGGCCGAGTCCGTGGAACTGCGCGTCACCTTGGCGTTGCCGCCGCAGGTCGGGGTGGATGAGGTCATGCGGCGTCTGGCCGACGATCTCGCAAGGCTGTCGCAGAGCTGGCCCCGCAGCCCTCGGATCCGCGACTACGGACTGCGCTTCCCCGGGAGCGAGCTCAGCGACGAACCGCTGGTCGAGGAGTTGCTGGCCGCCGGCCGGCGGCACGGCATGCTCCTGCTGCGGGATGAGTTCCCGAGCGCATGCGATGCCCGGCTCTTCGAGGCGTTCGGCATTCCCAGCGTCGTCTTCGGGCCGGGCAGCCTGCGGCGGGCACACAGCAGCGACGAGTGGGTGGACGTGTCGGAACTCGTCGACTACTGCGTGGTCCTCGCCGAGGCCCTCATGAAGACCTGGGGAGTCACATCGTGA
- a CDS encoding DegT/DnrJ/EryC1/StrS family aminotransferase has product MIPAVYEEDGGDTRYNPLPARVRVPLCPAPRPTIGFLRRLAALGGDPTRTDRAVRIALGRRLGVDPARVLLTESGSHALVTALRMLRRNPQDEVVVPAFSCPSLVAAVLAAGMVPVLCDLDEDWAMGPEQVSPVLSASTRVVIAAHIFGTPADLPGLQELCDARGIDLVDDAAQALGGVVAGRPMGSWGRCGVLSFGRHKPLFAGGGGALVLDERAAEVLAEPLPQRARRGAGWDSLLHAARMDALRRLDTRLPVRLRLQPAPVEDARVPLEHYQLADAGAAGMPAVHGALLLDQLSRLDQDRSRVRAAAARYTSALSPALLPPPDAVLAGELNFVPLVCAPADRRSIAAHFASLGVETTWLYYPMHRVRQYRGRVRVGRLQVSDALWKSVLCVPGRGRHTDEQIRQVAHAIRTAHPVPGRTAMGGQTTEGPHARHRQQ; this is encoded by the coding sequence GTGATTCCTGCTGTCTACGAGGAGGACGGCGGGGACACCCGCTACAACCCCCTTCCGGCCCGTGTCAGGGTCCCCTTGTGCCCTGCCCCCCGGCCTACGATCGGCTTCCTGCGGCGGCTTGCGGCCCTGGGCGGCGATCCCACGCGGACCGACCGGGCCGTCAGGATCGCACTCGGCCGTCGGCTGGGTGTGGATCCCGCGCGCGTCCTCCTGACCGAATCCGGCAGTCACGCTCTTGTGACGGCCTTGCGGATGCTGCGGAGGAACCCGCAGGACGAAGTGGTCGTGCCCGCCTTCTCCTGCCCGAGCCTGGTGGCGGCAGTCCTCGCCGCCGGCATGGTTCCGGTCCTGTGCGACCTGGACGAGGACTGGGCCATGGGCCCCGAGCAGGTCTCGCCCGTCCTGTCCGCGAGCACCCGCGTCGTCATCGCCGCCCACATATTCGGCACCCCAGCCGATCTGCCGGGGCTGCAGGAGCTGTGCGACGCCCGCGGCATCGACCTCGTCGACGACGCTGCCCAGGCCCTGGGCGGAGTCGTGGCCGGTCGGCCCATGGGGTCGTGGGGGCGCTGCGGTGTGCTGAGCTTCGGCCGGCACAAGCCGCTGTTCGCCGGCGGCGGGGGCGCTCTGGTCCTCGACGAGCGCGCCGCGGAGGTCCTGGCCGAACCCCTGCCGCAGCGCGCGCGACGTGGTGCGGGCTGGGATTCCCTTCTGCACGCTGCGAGGATGGACGCCCTGCGCCGGTTGGACACCCGGCTGCCGGTTCGGCTGCGATTGCAGCCCGCGCCGGTGGAGGATGCCCGCGTCCCGTTGGAGCACTACCAGCTCGCCGACGCGGGTGCCGCGGGCATGCCGGCCGTACACGGCGCCCTGCTCCTGGACCAGCTGTCCCGTCTGGACCAGGACCGCAGCCGGGTCCGGGCTGCTGCTGCCCGCTACACGTCAGCGCTGAGCCCGGCGCTGCTGCCTCCGCCCGACGCGGTACTCGCAGGTGAGCTCAACTTCGTCCCGCTGGTCTGTGCGCCTGCCGACCGCCGGAGCATCGCCGCGCACTTCGCCTCCCTGGGGGTGGAGACGACCTGGCTGTACTACCCGATGCACCGGGTGCGGCAGTACCGGGGCCGTGTTCGGGTGGGGCGGCTCCAGGTCAGCGACGCGTTGTGGAAGAGCGTGCTGTGCGTACCTGGGCGAGGGCGGCACACCGACGAACAGATCCGCCAGGTCGCTCACGCGATCAGAACAGCCCACCCGGTCCCCGGCCGGACCGCAATGGGCGGACAGACAACGGAAGGACCCCATGCCCGCCACCGTCAGCAGTGA
- a CDS encoding GNAT family N-acetyltransferase, producing MPATVSSDRVSDVTDQQPLFGHDRPEMWPYHTRYWGQVVSGLFGGTFRTLRIELPDPVLLPVIVGGSLAEGGFCSGHIGYGGAVPEAAGTTLDASDHVRAVVAAQEFLDLPCRRLVTPPLGEAALPQGPDQGERRRTYLVDLAGSEQEQLSSYARSLPGSVRKALRSGVEVRLVTTADAGQALALVHLTQAEVGATYRMPRGLLDALVDGGPDFGTVLGCWYEGRLISVGVFLRTGGNVGYLATGWDRTHAKLRANYLMVHHALRYFADRGDRVVDLGYSHQPGIVEFKRQWGSRPADSLDLSAAVQA from the coding sequence ATGCCCGCCACCGTCAGCAGTGACCGCGTTTCGGACGTCACGGACCAGCAACCCTTGTTCGGGCACGACCGGCCGGAGATGTGGCCCTACCACACCCGTTACTGGGGCCAGGTGGTGTCCGGACTGTTCGGGGGTACCTTCCGGACGCTTCGGATCGAGCTGCCGGATCCGGTGCTGCTCCCCGTCATCGTCGGCGGATCGTTGGCCGAGGGAGGATTCTGCTCCGGCCACATCGGTTACGGGGGGGCCGTCCCGGAAGCGGCGGGCACCACACTCGACGCTTCCGACCATGTGCGCGCGGTCGTCGCCGCCCAGGAGTTCCTGGACCTGCCGTGCCGACGGCTGGTCACACCGCCGCTCGGCGAGGCCGCCCTTCCGCAGGGACCCGACCAGGGTGAGAGGCGCCGGACGTACCTGGTGGATCTGGCAGGTTCCGAGCAGGAGCAGCTGTCCTCCTACGCGCGCTCGCTCCCGGGCTCGGTCCGCAAGGCGCTTCGGTCCGGTGTCGAAGTCAGGCTGGTCACCACGGCGGACGCGGGCCAGGCCCTGGCCCTCGTACACCTCACACAGGCGGAGGTGGGTGCGACGTACCGGATGCCGCGCGGTCTGCTCGACGCGCTCGTCGACGGCGGGCCGGACTTCGGCACGGTTCTCGGCTGCTGGTACGAAGGCCGGCTGATCTCGGTCGGCGTGTTCCTGCGCACCGGAGGGAACGTCGGCTACCTGGCAACCGGCTGGGACCGGACCCACGCCAAACTGCGCGCCAACTATCTGATGGTGCATCACGCTCTGCGGTACTTCGCCGACCGGGGGGACCGGGTGGTCGACCTCGGCTACTCCCACCAGCCCGGCATCGTCGAGTTCAAGCGCCAGTGGGGCAGCAGACCGGCTGACTCCCTCGACCTCTCCGCCGCCGTCCAGGCGTGA